The Synchiropus splendidus isolate RoL2022-P1 chromosome 1, RoL_Sspl_1.0, whole genome shotgun sequence genome includes a window with the following:
- the rnpepl1 gene encoding aminopeptidase RNPEPL1 isoform X2 codes for MAQAPQNSLCCCRKSRASSAGGTPLPCLDSAPVVRPQSRKRHLVDAASASNFSCFALRHFHLDLRLNFAMKEMSAWLVLDLLPVESVTPTLVLDCHPSLLIHSVDCKVPEAAHTDATSLTYRLEPFTDYGSVLSISLPAAAVRSDRLIQITIRYTTTDGPAIWWLDSELTCGRSRPLVFTQGHSVCNRSFFPCFDTPAVKSTYTASVRVPEGLTVLMSASKSSYSRLDRVFHFSMEFPVPSYLVALVAGQLQHVDIGPRSRVWAEPCLLSCAVAKLGGAVDGWLSLAEDLFGAYLWGRCDLVFLPPSFPVVAMENPCLTFMVASILESSDFLLIDVVHEIAHSWFGNAVTNASWEQMWLSEGVATYAQRRITSCAYGEAFTCLETVLRLDALHRQLRLLGDNSPASRLQAQLQSGVNPSSLMNLFTYEKGFCLVSYLSQLCGDVRRFDRFLKVSATSVCVRGGAGAARPSHTHTRARAGVTAVCLQDYISQFKFQSVVAQDLIDYFLSCFPHLQNQGLQFDRWLNGCGAPPFQPDVSAGSTLTGPVQELCDLWRCSTSVDLQAVSRFDLSAWNSFQVVLFLDRMLDHAPYSSEVMTSLSGCYSSLFDGLSAEVLIRWLQLVVRSCFWPELPRVRAFLQKHTSRMYTVPLYEDLLASSMRTVGGEIFQQTKHRLHPNLRRALQQILPPPPET; via the exons ATGGCCCAAGCGCCACAGAACTCGCTGTGTTGCTGCCGTAAGTCCCGAGCCTCCTCAGCAGGGGGGACTCCGCTCCCGTGTTTGGACTCCGCTCCCGTGGTCCGCCCGCAGTCTCGGaagcgccacctggtggatgCTGCGTCCGCCTCCAACTTCAGCTGTTTTGCGCTGCGTCACTTCCACCTGGACCTGCGACTGAACTTCGCCATGAAGGAAATGAGCGCCTGGCTGGTTCTGGACCTGCTGCCGGTGGAGTCCGTCACCCCGACCCTGGTCCTGGACTGCCACCCGTCCCTGCTCATCCACTCCGTCGACTGCAAGGTTCCGGAGGCGGCTCACACAGACGCCACCTCCCTCACGTACCGGCTCGAGCCCTTCACCGACTACGGCTCCGTGCTCAGCATCAGCCTGCCGGCCGCGGCGGTCCGCTCCGACAGGCTGATCCAGATCACCATCCGATACACCACCACGGACGGACCTGCG ATCTGGTGGCTGGACTCGGAGCTGACCTGCGGCCGCTCTCGCCCGCTGGTCTTCACTCAGGGCCACTCGGTCTGCAACCGCTCCTTCTTCCCGTGCTTCGACACGCCGGCGGTCAAGAGCACCTACACGGCGTCTGTCCGG GTCCCGGAGGGACTGACGGTCCTGATGAGCGCCTCCAAGAGCTCCTACTCCAGACTGGACCGGGTCTTCCACTTCTCCATGGAGTTCCCCGTGCCGTCCTACCTGGTGGCGCTGGTGGCCGGGCAGCTGCAGCACGTGGACATCGGGCCCCG GAGCCGCGTGTGGGCCGAGCCCTGCCTGCTGTCCTGCGCGGTGGCCAAGCTCGGGGGCGCCGTCGATGGCTGGCTGAGCCTGGCCGAGGACTTGTTCGGAGCCTACCTGTGGGGCAGGTGCGACCTGGTCTTCCTGCCCCCGTCCTTCCCCGTGGTGGCCATGGAGAACCCCTGCCTGACCTTCATGGTGGCCTCCATCCTGGAGAGCAGCGACTTCCTGCTCATCGACGTGGTGCACGAGATCGCGCACAGCTGGTTCGGCAACGCCGTCACCAACGCCAGCTGGGAGCAGATGTGGCTGAGCGAGGGCGTGGCCACCTACGCTCAGCGCCGCATCACCAGCTGCGCCTACG gtgaggCCTTCACGTGTTTGGAGACGGTGCTGCGCCTGGACGCGCTGCACCGCCAGCTGCGGCTGCTGGGAGACAACAGTCCCGCCAGCCGCCTGCAGGCCCAGCTCCAGTCAG gtgtcAACCCGTCCAGTCTGATGAACCTCTTCACCTACGAGAAAGGCTTCTGCCTGGTGTCCTACCTGTCGCAGCTGTGTGGAGACGTGCGGCGCTTCGACCGCTTCCTGAAGGTCAGcgccaccagtgtgtgtgtcagaggcgGGGCAGGAGCCGCGCggccctctcacacacacacgcgcgctcgCGCTGGAGTGACGGCCGTGTGTTTGCAGGACTACATCTCCCAGTTCAAGTTTCAGAGCGTGGTGGCCCAGGACCTCATCGACTACTTCCTGTCTTGCTTCCCCCACCTGCAGAACCAAG GCCTGCAGTTCGACCGCTGGCTGAACGGCTGCGGGGCCCCTCCCTTCCAGCCCGACGTGTCAGCAGGCTCCACGCTGACCGGACCTGTCCAGGAGCTGTGCGACCTGTGGAGGTGCAGTACCAGCGTTGACCTGCAGGCGGTCAGCCGCTTCGACCTCTCCGCATGGAACAGCTTCCAGGTGGTGCTCTTCCTGGACCGCATGCTGGACCACGCCCCCTACAGCTCAG AGGTGATGACGTCTCTGTCCGGCTGCTACTCGTCGCTGTTTGACGGTCTCAGTGCAGAGGTTCTGATCCGCTGGCTGCAGCTGGTGGTCCGCAGCTGCTTCTGGCCGGAGCTGCCGCGGGTGCGAGCCTTCCTGCAGAAGCAC ACCTCCCGCATGTACACGGTGCCGCTGTACGAGGACCTGCTCGCCAGCTCCATGAGGACCGTCGGCGGCGAGATCTTCCAGCAGACCAAGCACCGCCTGCACCCCAACCTGAGGAGGGCGCTGCAGCAGATCCTGCCCCCGCCTCCAGAGACGTGA
- the rnpepl1 gene encoding aminopeptidase RNPEPL1 isoform X4 yields MAQAPQNSLCCCRKSRASSAGGTPLPCLDSAPVVRPQSRKRHLVDAASASNFSCFALRHFHLDLRLNFAMKEMSAWLVLDLLPVESVTPTLVLDCHPSLLIHSVDCKVPEAAHTDATSLTYRLEPFTDYGSVLSISLPAAAVRSDRLIQITIRYTTTDGPAIWWLDSELTCGRSRPLVFTQGHSVCNRSFFPCFDTPAVKSTYTASVRVPEGLTVLMSASKSSYSRLDRVFHFSMEFPVPSYLVALVAGQLQHVDIGPRSRVWAEPCLLSCAVAKLGGAVDGWLSLAEDLFGAYLWGRCDLVFLPPSFPVVAMENPCLTFMVASILESSDFLLIDVVHEIAHSWFGNAVTNASWEQMWLSEGVATYAQRRITSCAYGEAFTCLETVLRLDALHRQLRLLGDNSPASRLQAQLQSGVNPSSLMNLFTYEKGFCLVSYLSQLCGDVRRFDRFLKDYISQFKFQSVVAQDLIDYFLSCFPHLQNQGLQFDRWLNGCGAPPFQPDVSAGSTLTGPVQELCDLWRCSTSVDLQAVSRFDLSAWNSFQVVLFLDRMLDHAPYSSEVMTSLSGCYSSLFDGLSAEVLIRWLQLVVRSCFWPELPRVRAFLQKHTSRMYTVPLYEDLLASSMRTVGGEIFQQTKHRLHPNLRRALQQILPPPPET; encoded by the exons ATGGCCCAAGCGCCACAGAACTCGCTGTGTTGCTGCCGTAAGTCCCGAGCCTCCTCAGCAGGGGGGACTCCGCTCCCGTGTTTGGACTCCGCTCCCGTGGTCCGCCCGCAGTCTCGGaagcgccacctggtggatgCTGCGTCCGCCTCCAACTTCAGCTGTTTTGCGCTGCGTCACTTCCACCTGGACCTGCGACTGAACTTCGCCATGAAGGAAATGAGCGCCTGGCTGGTTCTGGACCTGCTGCCGGTGGAGTCCGTCACCCCGACCCTGGTCCTGGACTGCCACCCGTCCCTGCTCATCCACTCCGTCGACTGCAAGGTTCCGGAGGCGGCTCACACAGACGCCACCTCCCTCACGTACCGGCTCGAGCCCTTCACCGACTACGGCTCCGTGCTCAGCATCAGCCTGCCGGCCGCGGCGGTCCGCTCCGACAGGCTGATCCAGATCACCATCCGATACACCACCACGGACGGACCTGCG ATCTGGTGGCTGGACTCGGAGCTGACCTGCGGCCGCTCTCGCCCGCTGGTCTTCACTCAGGGCCACTCGGTCTGCAACCGCTCCTTCTTCCCGTGCTTCGACACGCCGGCGGTCAAGAGCACCTACACGGCGTCTGTCCGG GTCCCGGAGGGACTGACGGTCCTGATGAGCGCCTCCAAGAGCTCCTACTCCAGACTGGACCGGGTCTTCCACTTCTCCATGGAGTTCCCCGTGCCGTCCTACCTGGTGGCGCTGGTGGCCGGGCAGCTGCAGCACGTGGACATCGGGCCCCG GAGCCGCGTGTGGGCCGAGCCCTGCCTGCTGTCCTGCGCGGTGGCCAAGCTCGGGGGCGCCGTCGATGGCTGGCTGAGCCTGGCCGAGGACTTGTTCGGAGCCTACCTGTGGGGCAGGTGCGACCTGGTCTTCCTGCCCCCGTCCTTCCCCGTGGTGGCCATGGAGAACCCCTGCCTGACCTTCATGGTGGCCTCCATCCTGGAGAGCAGCGACTTCCTGCTCATCGACGTGGTGCACGAGATCGCGCACAGCTGGTTCGGCAACGCCGTCACCAACGCCAGCTGGGAGCAGATGTGGCTGAGCGAGGGCGTGGCCACCTACGCTCAGCGCCGCATCACCAGCTGCGCCTACG gtgaggCCTTCACGTGTTTGGAGACGGTGCTGCGCCTGGACGCGCTGCACCGCCAGCTGCGGCTGCTGGGAGACAACAGTCCCGCCAGCCGCCTGCAGGCCCAGCTCCAGTCAG gtgtcAACCCGTCCAGTCTGATGAACCTCTTCACCTACGAGAAAGGCTTCTGCCTGGTGTCCTACCTGTCGCAGCTGTGTGGAGACGTGCGGCGCTTCGACCGCTTCCTGAAG GACTACATCTCCCAGTTCAAGTTTCAGAGCGTGGTGGCCCAGGACCTCATCGACTACTTCCTGTCTTGCTTCCCCCACCTGCAGAACCAAG GCCTGCAGTTCGACCGCTGGCTGAACGGCTGCGGGGCCCCTCCCTTCCAGCCCGACGTGTCAGCAGGCTCCACGCTGACCGGACCTGTCCAGGAGCTGTGCGACCTGTGGAGGTGCAGTACCAGCGTTGACCTGCAGGCGGTCAGCCGCTTCGACCTCTCCGCATGGAACAGCTTCCAGGTGGTGCTCTTCCTGGACCGCATGCTGGACCACGCCCCCTACAGCTCAG AGGTGATGACGTCTCTGTCCGGCTGCTACTCGTCGCTGTTTGACGGTCTCAGTGCAGAGGTTCTGATCCGCTGGCTGCAGCTGGTGGTCCGCAGCTGCTTCTGGCCGGAGCTGCCGCGGGTGCGAGCCTTCCTGCAGAAGCAC ACCTCCCGCATGTACACGGTGCCGCTGTACGAGGACCTGCTCGCCAGCTCCATGAGGACCGTCGGCGGCGAGATCTTCCAGCAGACCAAGCACCGCCTGCACCCCAACCTGAGGAGGGCGCTGCAGCAGATCCTGCCCCCGCCTCCAGAGACGTGA
- the rnpepl1 gene encoding aminopeptidase RNPEPL1 isoform X3, translated as MAQAPQNSLCCCRKSRASSAGGTPLPCLDSAPVVRPQSRKRHLVDAASASNFSCFALRHFHLDLRLNFAMKEMSAWLVLDLLPVESVTPTLVLDCHPSLLIHSVDCKVPEAAHTDATSLTYRLEPFTDYGSVLSISLPAAAVRSDRLIQITIRYTTTDGPAIWWLDSELTCGRSRPLVFTQGHSVCNRSFFPCFDTPAVKSTYTASVRVPEGLTVLMSASKSSYSRLDRVFHFSMEFPVPSYLVALVAGQLQHVDIGPRSRVWAEPCLLSCAVAKLGGAVDGWLSLAEDLFGAYLWGRCDLVFLPPSFPVVAMENPCLTFMVASILESSDFLLIDVVHEIAHSWFGNAVTNASWEQMWLSEGVATYAQRRITSCAYGEAFTCLETVLRLDALHRQLRLLGDNSPASRLQAQLQSGVNPSSLMNLFTYEKGFCLVSYLSQLCGDVRRFDRFLKDYISQFKFQSVVAQDLIDYFLSCFPHLQNQGLQFDRWLNGCGAPPFQPDVSAGSTLTGPVQELCDLWRCSTSVDLQAVSRFDLSAWNSFQVVLFLDRMLDHAPYSSGRCSRSLRRGRAALTPDTSAAAPPPEVMTSLSGCYSSLFDGLSAEVLIRWLQLVVRSCFWPELPRVRAFLQKHTSRMYTVPLYEDLLASSMRTVGGEIFQQTKHRLHPNLRRALQQILPPPPET; from the exons ATGGCCCAAGCGCCACAGAACTCGCTGTGTTGCTGCCGTAAGTCCCGAGCCTCCTCAGCAGGGGGGACTCCGCTCCCGTGTTTGGACTCCGCTCCCGTGGTCCGCCCGCAGTCTCGGaagcgccacctggtggatgCTGCGTCCGCCTCCAACTTCAGCTGTTTTGCGCTGCGTCACTTCCACCTGGACCTGCGACTGAACTTCGCCATGAAGGAAATGAGCGCCTGGCTGGTTCTGGACCTGCTGCCGGTGGAGTCCGTCACCCCGACCCTGGTCCTGGACTGCCACCCGTCCCTGCTCATCCACTCCGTCGACTGCAAGGTTCCGGAGGCGGCTCACACAGACGCCACCTCCCTCACGTACCGGCTCGAGCCCTTCACCGACTACGGCTCCGTGCTCAGCATCAGCCTGCCGGCCGCGGCGGTCCGCTCCGACAGGCTGATCCAGATCACCATCCGATACACCACCACGGACGGACCTGCG ATCTGGTGGCTGGACTCGGAGCTGACCTGCGGCCGCTCTCGCCCGCTGGTCTTCACTCAGGGCCACTCGGTCTGCAACCGCTCCTTCTTCCCGTGCTTCGACACGCCGGCGGTCAAGAGCACCTACACGGCGTCTGTCCGG GTCCCGGAGGGACTGACGGTCCTGATGAGCGCCTCCAAGAGCTCCTACTCCAGACTGGACCGGGTCTTCCACTTCTCCATGGAGTTCCCCGTGCCGTCCTACCTGGTGGCGCTGGTGGCCGGGCAGCTGCAGCACGTGGACATCGGGCCCCG GAGCCGCGTGTGGGCCGAGCCCTGCCTGCTGTCCTGCGCGGTGGCCAAGCTCGGGGGCGCCGTCGATGGCTGGCTGAGCCTGGCCGAGGACTTGTTCGGAGCCTACCTGTGGGGCAGGTGCGACCTGGTCTTCCTGCCCCCGTCCTTCCCCGTGGTGGCCATGGAGAACCCCTGCCTGACCTTCATGGTGGCCTCCATCCTGGAGAGCAGCGACTTCCTGCTCATCGACGTGGTGCACGAGATCGCGCACAGCTGGTTCGGCAACGCCGTCACCAACGCCAGCTGGGAGCAGATGTGGCTGAGCGAGGGCGTGGCCACCTACGCTCAGCGCCGCATCACCAGCTGCGCCTACG gtgaggCCTTCACGTGTTTGGAGACGGTGCTGCGCCTGGACGCGCTGCACCGCCAGCTGCGGCTGCTGGGAGACAACAGTCCCGCCAGCCGCCTGCAGGCCCAGCTCCAGTCAG gtgtcAACCCGTCCAGTCTGATGAACCTCTTCACCTACGAGAAAGGCTTCTGCCTGGTGTCCTACCTGTCGCAGCTGTGTGGAGACGTGCGGCGCTTCGACCGCTTCCTGAAG GACTACATCTCCCAGTTCAAGTTTCAGAGCGTGGTGGCCCAGGACCTCATCGACTACTTCCTGTCTTGCTTCCCCCACCTGCAGAACCAAG GCCTGCAGTTCGACCGCTGGCTGAACGGCTGCGGGGCCCCTCCCTTCCAGCCCGACGTGTCAGCAGGCTCCACGCTGACCGGACCTGTCCAGGAGCTGTGCGACCTGTGGAGGTGCAGTACCAGCGTTGACCTGCAGGCGGTCAGCCGCTTCGACCTCTCCGCATGGAACAGCTTCCAGGTGGTGCTCTTCCTGGACCGCATGCTGGACCACGCCCCCTACAGCTCAGGTAGGTGCAGCCGCTCCCTCCGCAGGGGTCGCGCGGCCCTGACACCTGACACCAGTGCTGCCGCCCCTCCCCCAGAGGTGATGACGTCTCTGTCCGGCTGCTACTCGTCGCTGTTTGACGGTCTCAGTGCAGAGGTTCTGATCCGCTGGCTGCAGCTGGTGGTCCGCAGCTGCTTCTGGCCGGAGCTGCCGCGGGTGCGAGCCTTCCTGCAGAAGCAC ACCTCCCGCATGTACACGGTGCCGCTGTACGAGGACCTGCTCGCCAGCTCCATGAGGACCGTCGGCGGCGAGATCTTCCAGCAGACCAAGCACCGCCTGCACCCCAACCTGAGGAGGGCGCTGCAGCAGATCCTGCCCCCGCCTCCAGAGACGTGA
- the rnpepl1 gene encoding aminopeptidase RNPEPL1 isoform X1: MAQAPQNSLCCCRKSRASSAGGTPLPCLDSAPVVRPQSRKRHLVDAASASNFSCFALRHFHLDLRLNFAMKEMSAWLVLDLLPVESVTPTLVLDCHPSLLIHSVDCKVPEAAHTDATSLTYRLEPFTDYGSVLSISLPAAAVRSDRLIQITIRYTTTDGPAIWWLDSELTCGRSRPLVFTQGHSVCNRSFFPCFDTPAVKSTYTASVRVPEGLTVLMSASKSSYSRLDRVFHFSMEFPVPSYLVALVAGQLQHVDIGPRSRVWAEPCLLSCAVAKLGGAVDGWLSLAEDLFGAYLWGRCDLVFLPPSFPVVAMENPCLTFMVASILESSDFLLIDVVHEIAHSWFGNAVTNASWEQMWLSEGVATYAQRRITSCAYGEAFTCLETVLRLDALHRQLRLLGDNSPASRLQAQLQSGVNPSSLMNLFTYEKGFCLVSYLSQLCGDVRRFDRFLKVSATSVCVRGGAGAARPSHTHTRARAGVTAVCLQDYISQFKFQSVVAQDLIDYFLSCFPHLQNQGLQFDRWLNGCGAPPFQPDVSAGSTLTGPVQELCDLWRCSTSVDLQAVSRFDLSAWNSFQVVLFLDRMLDHAPYSSGRCSRSLRRGRAALTPDTSAAAPPPEVMTSLSGCYSSLFDGLSAEVLIRWLQLVVRSCFWPELPRVRAFLQKHTSRMYTVPLYEDLLASSMRTVGGEIFQQTKHRLHPNLRRALQQILPPPPET; the protein is encoded by the exons ATGGCCCAAGCGCCACAGAACTCGCTGTGTTGCTGCCGTAAGTCCCGAGCCTCCTCAGCAGGGGGGACTCCGCTCCCGTGTTTGGACTCCGCTCCCGTGGTCCGCCCGCAGTCTCGGaagcgccacctggtggatgCTGCGTCCGCCTCCAACTTCAGCTGTTTTGCGCTGCGTCACTTCCACCTGGACCTGCGACTGAACTTCGCCATGAAGGAAATGAGCGCCTGGCTGGTTCTGGACCTGCTGCCGGTGGAGTCCGTCACCCCGACCCTGGTCCTGGACTGCCACCCGTCCCTGCTCATCCACTCCGTCGACTGCAAGGTTCCGGAGGCGGCTCACACAGACGCCACCTCCCTCACGTACCGGCTCGAGCCCTTCACCGACTACGGCTCCGTGCTCAGCATCAGCCTGCCGGCCGCGGCGGTCCGCTCCGACAGGCTGATCCAGATCACCATCCGATACACCACCACGGACGGACCTGCG ATCTGGTGGCTGGACTCGGAGCTGACCTGCGGCCGCTCTCGCCCGCTGGTCTTCACTCAGGGCCACTCGGTCTGCAACCGCTCCTTCTTCCCGTGCTTCGACACGCCGGCGGTCAAGAGCACCTACACGGCGTCTGTCCGG GTCCCGGAGGGACTGACGGTCCTGATGAGCGCCTCCAAGAGCTCCTACTCCAGACTGGACCGGGTCTTCCACTTCTCCATGGAGTTCCCCGTGCCGTCCTACCTGGTGGCGCTGGTGGCCGGGCAGCTGCAGCACGTGGACATCGGGCCCCG GAGCCGCGTGTGGGCCGAGCCCTGCCTGCTGTCCTGCGCGGTGGCCAAGCTCGGGGGCGCCGTCGATGGCTGGCTGAGCCTGGCCGAGGACTTGTTCGGAGCCTACCTGTGGGGCAGGTGCGACCTGGTCTTCCTGCCCCCGTCCTTCCCCGTGGTGGCCATGGAGAACCCCTGCCTGACCTTCATGGTGGCCTCCATCCTGGAGAGCAGCGACTTCCTGCTCATCGACGTGGTGCACGAGATCGCGCACAGCTGGTTCGGCAACGCCGTCACCAACGCCAGCTGGGAGCAGATGTGGCTGAGCGAGGGCGTGGCCACCTACGCTCAGCGCCGCATCACCAGCTGCGCCTACG gtgaggCCTTCACGTGTTTGGAGACGGTGCTGCGCCTGGACGCGCTGCACCGCCAGCTGCGGCTGCTGGGAGACAACAGTCCCGCCAGCCGCCTGCAGGCCCAGCTCCAGTCAG gtgtcAACCCGTCCAGTCTGATGAACCTCTTCACCTACGAGAAAGGCTTCTGCCTGGTGTCCTACCTGTCGCAGCTGTGTGGAGACGTGCGGCGCTTCGACCGCTTCCTGAAGGTCAGcgccaccagtgtgtgtgtcagaggcgGGGCAGGAGCCGCGCggccctctcacacacacacgcgcgctcgCGCTGGAGTGACGGCCGTGTGTTTGCAGGACTACATCTCCCAGTTCAAGTTTCAGAGCGTGGTGGCCCAGGACCTCATCGACTACTTCCTGTCTTGCTTCCCCCACCTGCAGAACCAAG GCCTGCAGTTCGACCGCTGGCTGAACGGCTGCGGGGCCCCTCCCTTCCAGCCCGACGTGTCAGCAGGCTCCACGCTGACCGGACCTGTCCAGGAGCTGTGCGACCTGTGGAGGTGCAGTACCAGCGTTGACCTGCAGGCGGTCAGCCGCTTCGACCTCTCCGCATGGAACAGCTTCCAGGTGGTGCTCTTCCTGGACCGCATGCTGGACCACGCCCCCTACAGCTCAGGTAGGTGCAGCCGCTCCCTCCGCAGGGGTCGCGCGGCCCTGACACCTGACACCAGTGCTGCCGCCCCTCCCCCAGAGGTGATGACGTCTCTGTCCGGCTGCTACTCGTCGCTGTTTGACGGTCTCAGTGCAGAGGTTCTGATCCGCTGGCTGCAGCTGGTGGTCCGCAGCTGCTTCTGGCCGGAGCTGCCGCGGGTGCGAGCCTTCCTGCAGAAGCAC ACCTCCCGCATGTACACGGTGCCGCTGTACGAGGACCTGCTCGCCAGCTCCATGAGGACCGTCGGCGGCGAGATCTTCCAGCAGACCAAGCACCGCCTGCACCCCAACCTGAGGAGGGCGCTGCAGCAGATCCTGCCCCCGCCTCCAGAGACGTGA